The Macrobrachium nipponense isolate FS-2020 chromosome 1, ASM1510439v2, whole genome shotgun sequence genome includes a window with the following:
- the LOC135219461 gene encoding junctophilin-1-like isoform X2 — protein MASTGQASGTNKAVNGGRFDFDDGGTYCGGWEDGKAHGHGVCTGPKGQGEYSGSWHYGFEVSGIYTWPSGSTYEGQWQNGKRHGLGVETRGRWVYRGEWTQGFKGRYGVRQSTSSAAKYEGTWANGLQDGYGSETYADSGTYKGQWLRGLRHGYGVRTSAQFGQASVSRPRANNRGSTTSLRSDGAGDPLADRDRKVDDGRGGFVLRARSDEVPRRRGSLVEKSSNIKNVFKGLKMRRQRSTGDIQSGRASGSIRSTGSSASWMSTDSGQSAYTTGDVPDEGSNASFIIEQDEQLDASVIENYMGEWKNDKRCGFGVSERTDGLKYEGEWYNNKKYGYGVTTFKDGTKEEGKYKNNVLITSNKKKHVFLIRSAKFRERIEAAVAAAQRAAKIAMQKEDIAISRTATARGKAEQADKSAVHAREDSDIARIFAKQFAPDFHQPGVDAIKANLAARGGQTDISKLPPGKPKDEIGGPRSKSLYVKGGMDDYISRTDATVTQEADSLSPPPGGGGGPGYTAYSLSGGDMPADLGGPRRTSVNANPGIDGSLQHIGNALDSSSRTSMRGLKQKGMDFGGFSSAIMNDRFDHYNRPPSRGPSRDRSVDRFTSRGQTPVPPELINPRSRAPSAQRTTAQDWTPDSGVYEDEAAVPITAGSRRSSRPASIISSEAPPPLTGNGSVGGGFTVPYTIPATQQEAEALLRQRACGQEIPASPPTPMGQGSVKRTESLYINPIVRRQAQVKVAPPPIVKRKKSLPDVQALPVNIMSREEASVLSSAQRQEFRRQAEEAELYRANPLLYLTSPAVQDWFSRQRLVMLILFLNLSLALMFFKLLS, from the exons CGGCAGCACCTACGAAGGCCAATGGCAGAACGGCAAGCGTCATGGACTAGGCGTTGAGACGAGAGGCCGTTGGGTCTACCGTGGCGAGTGGACTCAGGGTTTCAAAGGTCGCTACGGAGTCAGACAATCCACCTCTTCGGCAGCCAAGTACGAGGGCACTTGGGCCAACGGTCTCCAAGATGGCTACGGTTCAGAGACATATGCCGATTCTG gtaCATACAAGGGTCAGTGGCTGAGAGGCCTTCGGCATGGGTACGGCGTCAGGACCTCCGCACAATTCGGCCAGGCCTCCGTCAGTAGACCTAGAGCCAACAATAGGGGTTCCACCACTTCCTTACGATCCGACGGTGCTGGCGATCCCTTAGCAGACAGAGATAGAAAA GTGGACGACGGGCGCGGCGGGTTCGTACTACGGGCGAGGAGTGACGAGGTACCCAGAAGACGAGGGAGCCTCGTGGAAAAGTCGAGTAACATCAAAAATGTATTCAAG GGTCTCAAGATGCGACGTCAGAGAAGTACGGGTGATATCCAGAGCGGACGCGCGTCCGGTTCCATCCGATCGACGGGGTCTTCGGCTTCGTGGATGTCCACAGACTCAGGCCAGTCGGCATACACTACCGGTGACGTTCCGGACGAGGGTTCCAATGCTTCCTTCATCATCGAG CAGGACGAACAGCTGGACGCCAGCGTGATCGAGAACTACATGGGAGAGTGGAAGAATGACAAGCGCTGCGGATTCGGCGTTTCCGAGAGGACGGACGGTCTCAAGTACGAGGGCGAGTGGTACAACAACAAGAAGTACGGCTACGGCGTCACAACGTTCAAG GATGGCACAAAAGAAGAAGGCAAATACAAGAACAACGTCCTGATCACATCGAACAAGAAGAAGCACGTGTTCCTCATTCGCTCAGCCAAATTCCGAGAGCGAATTGAAGCAGCCGTTGCAGCTGCCCAAAGAGCAGCCAAAATTGCCATGCAGAAGGAGGATATTGCTATTTCTAG GACTGCCACAGCACGAGGCAAGGCCGAACAGGCAGACAAATCAGCAGTCCATGCCAGGGAGGACTCAGATATTGCCAGAATTTTTGCCAAACAATTTGCTCCAGATTTTCACCAACCAG GAGTGGATGCAATCAAAGCGAACCTGGCAGCACGTGGAGGGCAGACAGATATATCGAAACTGCCTCCAGGGAAGCCAAAAGACGAGATCGGAGGTCCAAGATCCAAATCCCTGTATGTCAAAGGCGGAATGGATGACTACATTTCAAGAACAGACGCGACCGTAACGCAAGAGGCTGACTCCTTATCACCACCTCCCGGAGGCGGGGGAGGTCCAGGATACACTGCCTACAGCTTGAGCGGCGGCGACATGCCAGCCGATCTCGGAGGCCCTCGAAGAACGTCTGTAAATGCAAATCCAGGTATTGACGGCTCGTTACAACACATAGGCAACGCTCTCGACAGCAGCAGTCGTACATCGATGCGGGGGTTGAAGCAAAAGGGAATGGATTTCGGTGGATTTTCTAGTGCTATCATGAACGATCGCTTTGATCATTACAACCGACCTCCTTCTCGAGGACCTTCCAGAGACAGATCAGTGGACAGGTTCACCTCTCGAGGACAAACTCCAGTACCGCCAGAACTCATAAACCCGAGATCACGCGCTCCATCAGCCCAACGAACCACTGCCCAAGACTGGACCCCTGATTCTGGGGTTtatgaggatgaagctgcagtgCCCATCACTGCTGGATCCAGGCGCTCTTCAAGGCCAGCATCTATAATCTCTAGCGAGGCTCCTCCACCCCTCACAGGGAATGGTTCAGTCGGTGGTGGCTTCACTGTTCCCTACACTATCCCAGCTACACAGCAGGAGGCAGAAGCGCTCTTGAGGCAAAGGGCTTGTGGTCAAGAGATCCCAGCCAGTCCACCCACTCCCATGGGACAGGGATCCGTTAAACGCACAGAATCCCTCTACATTAATCCTATTGTGAGGCGTCAGGCGCAAGTCAAG GTGGCGCCACCACCTATTGTCAAACGTAAGAAGTCGCTGCCAGATGTACAAGCATTGCCGGTTAACATCATGTCACGCGAGGAAGCTTCTGTTCTTAGTTCAGCCCAAAGGCAGGAATTCCGTCGTCAGGCAGAGGAGGCCGAGTTGTACAGGGCAAACCCACTCTTATACCTCACGAGTCCTGCGGTCCAA GATTGGTTCTCCCGCCAGCGGCTAGTAATGCTCATCCTTTTCCTAAATTTGTCGTTGGCATTGATGTTCTTCAAACTTCTGTCGTAG
- the LOC135219461 gene encoding junctophilin-1-like isoform X1, whose amino-acid sequence MASTGQASGTNKAVNGGRFDFDDGGTYCGGWEDGKAHGHGVCTGPKGQGEYSGSWHYGFEVSGIYTWPSGSTYEGQWQNGKRHGLGVETRGRWVYRGEWTQGFKGRYGVRQSTSSAAKYEGTWANGLQDGYGSETYADSGTYKGQWLRGLRHGYGVRTSAQFGQASVSRPRANNRGSTTSLRSDGAGDPLADRDRKVDDGRGGFVLRARSDEVPRRRGSLVEKSSNIKNVFKGLKMRRQRSTGDIQSGRASGSIRSTGSSASWMSTDSGQSAYTTGDVPDEGSNASFIIEVGLQDEQLDASVIENYMGEWKNDKRCGFGVSERTDGLKYEGEWYNNKKYGYGVTTFKDGTKEEGKYKNNVLITSNKKKHVFLIRSAKFRERIEAAVAAAQRAAKIAMQKEDIAISRTATARGKAEQADKSAVHAREDSDIARIFAKQFAPDFHQPGVDAIKANLAARGGQTDISKLPPGKPKDEIGGPRSKSLYVKGGMDDYISRTDATVTQEADSLSPPPGGGGGPGYTAYSLSGGDMPADLGGPRRTSVNANPGIDGSLQHIGNALDSSSRTSMRGLKQKGMDFGGFSSAIMNDRFDHYNRPPSRGPSRDRSVDRFTSRGQTPVPPELINPRSRAPSAQRTTAQDWTPDSGVYEDEAAVPITAGSRRSSRPASIISSEAPPPLTGNGSVGGGFTVPYTIPATQQEAEALLRQRACGQEIPASPPTPMGQGSVKRTESLYINPIVRRQAQVKVAPPPIVKRKKSLPDVQALPVNIMSREEASVLSSAQRQEFRRQAEEAELYRANPLLYLTSPAVQDWFSRQRLVMLILFLNLSLALMFFKLLS is encoded by the exons CGGCAGCACCTACGAAGGCCAATGGCAGAACGGCAAGCGTCATGGACTAGGCGTTGAGACGAGAGGCCGTTGGGTCTACCGTGGCGAGTGGACTCAGGGTTTCAAAGGTCGCTACGGAGTCAGACAATCCACCTCTTCGGCAGCCAAGTACGAGGGCACTTGGGCCAACGGTCTCCAAGATGGCTACGGTTCAGAGACATATGCCGATTCTG gtaCATACAAGGGTCAGTGGCTGAGAGGCCTTCGGCATGGGTACGGCGTCAGGACCTCCGCACAATTCGGCCAGGCCTCCGTCAGTAGACCTAGAGCCAACAATAGGGGTTCCACCACTTCCTTACGATCCGACGGTGCTGGCGATCCCTTAGCAGACAGAGATAGAAAA GTGGACGACGGGCGCGGCGGGTTCGTACTACGGGCGAGGAGTGACGAGGTACCCAGAAGACGAGGGAGCCTCGTGGAAAAGTCGAGTAACATCAAAAATGTATTCAAG GGTCTCAAGATGCGACGTCAGAGAAGTACGGGTGATATCCAGAGCGGACGCGCGTCCGGTTCCATCCGATCGACGGGGTCTTCGGCTTCGTGGATGTCCACAGACTCAGGCCAGTCGGCATACACTACCGGTGACGTTCCGGACGAGGGTTCCAATGCTTCCTTCATCATCGAGGTAGGGTTG CAGGACGAACAGCTGGACGCCAGCGTGATCGAGAACTACATGGGAGAGTGGAAGAATGACAAGCGCTGCGGATTCGGCGTTTCCGAGAGGACGGACGGTCTCAAGTACGAGGGCGAGTGGTACAACAACAAGAAGTACGGCTACGGCGTCACAACGTTCAAG GATGGCACAAAAGAAGAAGGCAAATACAAGAACAACGTCCTGATCACATCGAACAAGAAGAAGCACGTGTTCCTCATTCGCTCAGCCAAATTCCGAGAGCGAATTGAAGCAGCCGTTGCAGCTGCCCAAAGAGCAGCCAAAATTGCCATGCAGAAGGAGGATATTGCTATTTCTAG GACTGCCACAGCACGAGGCAAGGCCGAACAGGCAGACAAATCAGCAGTCCATGCCAGGGAGGACTCAGATATTGCCAGAATTTTTGCCAAACAATTTGCTCCAGATTTTCACCAACCAG GAGTGGATGCAATCAAAGCGAACCTGGCAGCACGTGGAGGGCAGACAGATATATCGAAACTGCCTCCAGGGAAGCCAAAAGACGAGATCGGAGGTCCAAGATCCAAATCCCTGTATGTCAAAGGCGGAATGGATGACTACATTTCAAGAACAGACGCGACCGTAACGCAAGAGGCTGACTCCTTATCACCACCTCCCGGAGGCGGGGGAGGTCCAGGATACACTGCCTACAGCTTGAGCGGCGGCGACATGCCAGCCGATCTCGGAGGCCCTCGAAGAACGTCTGTAAATGCAAATCCAGGTATTGACGGCTCGTTACAACACATAGGCAACGCTCTCGACAGCAGCAGTCGTACATCGATGCGGGGGTTGAAGCAAAAGGGAATGGATTTCGGTGGATTTTCTAGTGCTATCATGAACGATCGCTTTGATCATTACAACCGACCTCCTTCTCGAGGACCTTCCAGAGACAGATCAGTGGACAGGTTCACCTCTCGAGGACAAACTCCAGTACCGCCAGAACTCATAAACCCGAGATCACGCGCTCCATCAGCCCAACGAACCACTGCCCAAGACTGGACCCCTGATTCTGGGGTTtatgaggatgaagctgcagtgCCCATCACTGCTGGATCCAGGCGCTCTTCAAGGCCAGCATCTATAATCTCTAGCGAGGCTCCTCCACCCCTCACAGGGAATGGTTCAGTCGGTGGTGGCTTCACTGTTCCCTACACTATCCCAGCTACACAGCAGGAGGCAGAAGCGCTCTTGAGGCAAAGGGCTTGTGGTCAAGAGATCCCAGCCAGTCCACCCACTCCCATGGGACAGGGATCCGTTAAACGCACAGAATCCCTCTACATTAATCCTATTGTGAGGCGTCAGGCGCAAGTCAAG GTGGCGCCACCACCTATTGTCAAACGTAAGAAGTCGCTGCCAGATGTACAAGCATTGCCGGTTAACATCATGTCACGCGAGGAAGCTTCTGTTCTTAGTTCAGCCCAAAGGCAGGAATTCCGTCGTCAGGCAGAGGAGGCCGAGTTGTACAGGGCAAACCCACTCTTATACCTCACGAGTCCTGCGGTCCAA GATTGGTTCTCCCGCCAGCGGCTAGTAATGCTCATCCTTTTCCTAAATTTGTCGTTGGCATTGATGTTCTTCAAACTTCTGTCGTAG
- the LOC135219461 gene encoding junctophilin-1-like isoform X3 gives MASTGQASGTNKAVNGGRFDFDDGGTYCGGWEDGKAHGHGVCTGPKGQGEYSGSWHYGFEVSGIYTWPSGSTYEGQWQNGKRHGLGVETRGRWVYRGEWTQGFKGRYGVRQSTSSAAKYEGTWANGLQDGYGSETYADSGTYKGQWLRGLRHGYGVRTSAQFGQASVSRPRANNRGSTTSLRSDGAGDPLADRDRKVDDGRGGFVLRARSDEVPRRRGSLVEKSSNIKNVFKGLKMRRQRSTGDIQSGRASGSIRSTGSSASWMSTDSGQSAYTTGDVPDEGSNASFIIEDEQLDASVIENYMGEWKNDKRCGFGVSERTDGLKYEGEWYNNKKYGYGVTTFKDGTKEEGKYKNNVLITSNKKKHVFLIRSAKFRERIEAAVAAAQRAAKIAMQKEDIAISRTATARGKAEQADKSAVHAREDSDIARIFAKQFAPDFHQPGVDAIKANLAARGGQTDISKLPPGKPKDEIGGPRSKSLYVKGGMDDYISRTDATVTQEADSLSPPPGGGGGPGYTAYSLSGGDMPADLGGPRRTSVNANPGIDGSLQHIGNALDSSSRTSMRGLKQKGMDFGGFSSAIMNDRFDHYNRPPSRGPSRDRSVDRFTSRGQTPVPPELINPRSRAPSAQRTTAQDWTPDSGVYEDEAAVPITAGSRRSSRPASIISSEAPPPLTGNGSVGGGFTVPYTIPATQQEAEALLRQRACGQEIPASPPTPMGQGSVKRTESLYINPIVRRQAQVKVAPPPIVKRKKSLPDVQALPVNIMSREEASVLSSAQRQEFRRQAEEAELYRANPLLYLTSPAVQDWFSRQRLVMLILFLNLSLALMFFKLLS, from the exons CGGCAGCACCTACGAAGGCCAATGGCAGAACGGCAAGCGTCATGGACTAGGCGTTGAGACGAGAGGCCGTTGGGTCTACCGTGGCGAGTGGACTCAGGGTTTCAAAGGTCGCTACGGAGTCAGACAATCCACCTCTTCGGCAGCCAAGTACGAGGGCACTTGGGCCAACGGTCTCCAAGATGGCTACGGTTCAGAGACATATGCCGATTCTG gtaCATACAAGGGTCAGTGGCTGAGAGGCCTTCGGCATGGGTACGGCGTCAGGACCTCCGCACAATTCGGCCAGGCCTCCGTCAGTAGACCTAGAGCCAACAATAGGGGTTCCACCACTTCCTTACGATCCGACGGTGCTGGCGATCCCTTAGCAGACAGAGATAGAAAA GTGGACGACGGGCGCGGCGGGTTCGTACTACGGGCGAGGAGTGACGAGGTACCCAGAAGACGAGGGAGCCTCGTGGAAAAGTCGAGTAACATCAAAAATGTATTCAAG GGTCTCAAGATGCGACGTCAGAGAAGTACGGGTGATATCCAGAGCGGACGCGCGTCCGGTTCCATCCGATCGACGGGGTCTTCGGCTTCGTGGATGTCCACAGACTCAGGCCAGTCGGCATACACTACCGGTGACGTTCCGGACGAGGGTTCCAATGCTTCCTTCATCATCGAG GACGAACAGCTGGACGCCAGCGTGATCGAGAACTACATGGGAGAGTGGAAGAATGACAAGCGCTGCGGATTCGGCGTTTCCGAGAGGACGGACGGTCTCAAGTACGAGGGCGAGTGGTACAACAACAAGAAGTACGGCTACGGCGTCACAACGTTCAAG GATGGCACAAAAGAAGAAGGCAAATACAAGAACAACGTCCTGATCACATCGAACAAGAAGAAGCACGTGTTCCTCATTCGCTCAGCCAAATTCCGAGAGCGAATTGAAGCAGCCGTTGCAGCTGCCCAAAGAGCAGCCAAAATTGCCATGCAGAAGGAGGATATTGCTATTTCTAG GACTGCCACAGCACGAGGCAAGGCCGAACAGGCAGACAAATCAGCAGTCCATGCCAGGGAGGACTCAGATATTGCCAGAATTTTTGCCAAACAATTTGCTCCAGATTTTCACCAACCAG GAGTGGATGCAATCAAAGCGAACCTGGCAGCACGTGGAGGGCAGACAGATATATCGAAACTGCCTCCAGGGAAGCCAAAAGACGAGATCGGAGGTCCAAGATCCAAATCCCTGTATGTCAAAGGCGGAATGGATGACTACATTTCAAGAACAGACGCGACCGTAACGCAAGAGGCTGACTCCTTATCACCACCTCCCGGAGGCGGGGGAGGTCCAGGATACACTGCCTACAGCTTGAGCGGCGGCGACATGCCAGCCGATCTCGGAGGCCCTCGAAGAACGTCTGTAAATGCAAATCCAGGTATTGACGGCTCGTTACAACACATAGGCAACGCTCTCGACAGCAGCAGTCGTACATCGATGCGGGGGTTGAAGCAAAAGGGAATGGATTTCGGTGGATTTTCTAGTGCTATCATGAACGATCGCTTTGATCATTACAACCGACCTCCTTCTCGAGGACCTTCCAGAGACAGATCAGTGGACAGGTTCACCTCTCGAGGACAAACTCCAGTACCGCCAGAACTCATAAACCCGAGATCACGCGCTCCATCAGCCCAACGAACCACTGCCCAAGACTGGACCCCTGATTCTGGGGTTtatgaggatgaagctgcagtgCCCATCACTGCTGGATCCAGGCGCTCTTCAAGGCCAGCATCTATAATCTCTAGCGAGGCTCCTCCACCCCTCACAGGGAATGGTTCAGTCGGTGGTGGCTTCACTGTTCCCTACACTATCCCAGCTACACAGCAGGAGGCAGAAGCGCTCTTGAGGCAAAGGGCTTGTGGTCAAGAGATCCCAGCCAGTCCACCCACTCCCATGGGACAGGGATCCGTTAAACGCACAGAATCCCTCTACATTAATCCTATTGTGAGGCGTCAGGCGCAAGTCAAG GTGGCGCCACCACCTATTGTCAAACGTAAGAAGTCGCTGCCAGATGTACAAGCATTGCCGGTTAACATCATGTCACGCGAGGAAGCTTCTGTTCTTAGTTCAGCCCAAAGGCAGGAATTCCGTCGTCAGGCAGAGGAGGCCGAGTTGTACAGGGCAAACCCACTCTTATACCTCACGAGTCCTGCGGTCCAA GATTGGTTCTCCCGCCAGCGGCTAGTAATGCTCATCCTTTTCCTAAATTTGTCGTTGGCATTGATGTTCTTCAAACTTCTGTCGTAG